One region of Carya illinoinensis cultivar Pawnee chromosome 8, C.illinoinensisPawnee_v1, whole genome shotgun sequence genomic DNA includes:
- the LOC122319414 gene encoding isopentenyl-diphosphate Delta-isomerase I-like, with protein sequence MAATPYLLNKFTTAAAVASRPTPRLALSLVSSSPKFRLFSSAFASRLLTHPPRLSSSLIVPRVLSTSNIAMGNAPDAGMDAVQRRLMFDDECILVDENDRVVGHDTKYNCHLWEKIESGNMLHRAFSVFLFNSKYELLLQQRSATKVTFPLVWTNTCCSHPLYRETELIEENSLGVRNAAQRKFLDELGIPAEDVPVDQFIPLGRILYKAPSDGKWGEHELDYLLFIVRDVTVNPNPDEVADVKYVNRDQLKELLRKADAGEEGLKLSPWFRLVVDNFLFGWWDHVEKETIKEAVDMKTIHKLT encoded by the exons ATGGCTGCGACTCCCTACCTTCTTAATAAGTTCACTACGGCTGCTGCCGTGGCTAGTAGACCCACACCCAGGCTAGCCCTCTCGCTCGTTTCTTCCTCTCCTAAATTCCGTCTTTTCTCTTCAGCTTTTGCCTCTCGTCTCCTCACCCACCCCCCAAGgctctcttcttctctcatcGTCCCGAGGGTGCTCTCCACTTCTAATATCGCCATGGGGAATGCTCCCGACGCTGGCATGGACGCCGTCCAGAGACGACTCATGTTTGATGACGA ATGCATTTTGGTGGATGAGAACGATCGTGTTGTTGGTCACGATACCAAATACAATT GTCACTTGTGGGAAAAAATTGAATCTGGAAATATGCTACATAGAGCTTTCAGTGTATTTCTGTTTAACTCAAAATATGAGTTGCTTCTTCAG CAACGATCTGCAACAAAGGTAACATTTCCTCTTGTGTGGACAAATACCTGCTGCAGCCATCCACTATACCGTGAAACTGAGCTTATTGAGGAGAATTCCCTTG GTGTAAGGAATGCTGCACAAAGAAAGTTCTTGGATGAACTGGGAATTCCTGCTGAAGATGTGCCGGTTGATCAGTTCATCCCGCTGGGCCGCATACTGTACAAGGCACCTTCTGACGGCAAGTGGGGGGAGCATGAAC TTGATTACCTCCTTTTCATTGTGCGAGATGTTACTGTTAATCCAAACCCTGATGAAGTAGCCGATGTGAAATATGTGAATCGAGATCAATTGAAAGAGCTGTTGAGGAAAGCAGATGCTGGTGAGGAAGGTTTGAAGCTGTCCCCTTGGTTCCGGCTAGTCGTGGACAATTTCTTGTTCGGGTGGTGGGACCATGTTGAGAAAGAAACTATCAAGGAAGCTGTTGACATGAAAACCATTCACAAGTTGACCTAA